One region of Paenibacillus polymyxa M1 genomic DNA includes:
- a CDS encoding methyl-accepting chemotaxis protein — translation MKFNIRTKLLLGFLAVIILLVVISTVSISRMKKLGDTSMEIDSHWMPSVTILGTLNGDISDVERLSLNIIVERDPEEMEKVQAEYDKVLKKVEEDRKTYEKLIATPKEREMYEQFSKTYTEYLTKLPEMIAAGRANDYTQSSILHQESYKLWYSSNDMISQLIKLNADGSKLITKEAVDNFISGRQLVIVLSIAAVILALIMAIIIAQIISKPILRISRAAESIASGDLTGEAIVVKGKDEISILAHSFNTMVANLRQLIQSVSSTTELVTTSSEELTASAEQNSQATAQITETVQEVATGTGDQVDMVTKSSQAIEEMSIGVEQIAIRAQNVFASAQDAAHKSAEGNQMIQQAVVQMNSVNDSMNSLADLMAGLGERSDEIGKIIDVITNISSQTNLLALNAAIEAARAGDHGSGFAVVAGEVRKLAEQSAHSAQQITELVGLIQKDTSHAIEAVASNGRDVMTGREVVQNAGASFELIQETVNKVASEIEEVSAGSEQMSASTDEIVGFVRQISAIAEEAAAGTQHVSAATQEQLASMEEIASSARNLSKMAEDLQGQIGKFKV, via the coding sequence ATGAAATTTAACATTCGAACAAAATTGTTATTGGGTTTCCTTGCGGTAATAATCCTGTTGGTTGTGATTAGTACAGTATCGATCTCGAGAATGAAAAAGTTAGGCGATACTTCAATGGAAATTGATAGCCATTGGATGCCAAGTGTGACCATCCTCGGAACACTAAATGGTGATATATCTGATGTAGAGCGGCTCTCATTAAACATTATTGTAGAACGTGACCCGGAGGAAATGGAGAAGGTTCAGGCCGAATATGATAAGGTTTTAAAGAAAGTTGAAGAAGACCGAAAAACATACGAAAAATTAATTGCTACTCCTAAGGAACGTGAAATGTATGAACAATTCTCCAAAACTTATACGGAGTATTTGACTAAGTTACCAGAAATGATTGCAGCAGGGAGAGCTAATGATTACACTCAATCAAGCATCCTTCACCAAGAATCCTATAAGTTATGGTATAGTTCAAACGATATGATCAGTCAGCTCATTAAGTTGAATGCAGATGGATCAAAACTGATTACGAAAGAAGCTGTTGACAACTTTATTTCAGGCAGACAATTAGTTATCGTTTTGAGTATTGCAGCCGTTATACTAGCATTGATCATGGCGATCATTATAGCCCAAATTATTTCTAAGCCCATTTTGCGCATCAGTCGTGCTGCTGAAAGCATTGCGTCCGGTGACCTTACTGGGGAAGCCATTGTCGTGAAAGGCAAGGATGAGATTAGTATTTTGGCCCATTCTTTTAATACGATGGTTGCAAATCTTCGTCAACTGATTCAGTCTGTAAGTAGTACGACCGAGCTGGTAACCACTTCCTCGGAGGAATTGACGGCCAGCGCAGAGCAAAATAGCCAAGCAACTGCGCAAATCACCGAAACAGTGCAAGAAGTTGCTACAGGGACAGGTGACCAGGTGGATATGGTGACCAAATCGTCCCAGGCTATTGAGGAAATGTCCATCGGTGTAGAACAAATTGCAATCCGTGCGCAAAATGTTTTTGCATCAGCTCAGGATGCGGCTCACAAATCAGCTGAAGGTAATCAGATGATCCAGCAGGCTGTTGTCCAAATGAATAGTGTGAATGACTCTATGAATAGCTTGGCTGATCTTATGGCTGGATTGGGAGAGCGTTCAGATGAAATCGGGAAGATTATTGATGTCATCACCAATATTTCAAGTCAGACCAATCTTCTTGCCCTGAACGCGGCCATTGAAGCAGCCCGCGCAGGAGATCACGGTAGCGGATTTGCTGTAGTTGCAGGTGAAGTGCGTAAGTTGGCTGAACAATCGGCTCATTCTGCTCAACAAATTACGGAGCTGGTGGGATTGATACAAAAGGATACCTCGCATGCTATTGAGGCGGTAGCGTCCAATGGGCGAGATGTCATGACAGGTCGGGAAGTCGTGCAAAATGCGGGGGCATCCTTTGAGCTTATTCAGGAAACCGTTAATAAAGTGGCCAGTGAAATTGAAGAGGTCTCTGCTGGATCGGAGCAAATGTCTGCAAGTACCGATGAGATTGTTGGCTTTGTTAGACAAATTTCAGCGATTGCTGAAGAGGCTGCAGCTGGGACGCAACACGTATCTGCTGCGACTCAAGAACAACTGGCATCGATGGAGGAAATTGCTTCCTCTGCAAGAAACCTGTCCAAAATGGCAGAAGACCTACAAGGACAAATTGGTAAATTTAAAGTATAA
- a CDS encoding class I SAM-dependent methyltransferase yields MNSIEYKEFYDKVGKINGWDFSNVKCISEGVKWDFYNEVSKTCKKSDILLDIGTGGGEAILSITASALLLVGIDQSAGMIDTARKNSTEADIANVRFLQMDAENLNFPKEFFNVISSRHSCFSAKEIAKVLVKGGIFLTQQVSENDKLNIKEAFGRGQALGTKKDSLKTQCITDLNEAGFNDIQSFEFNATEYYQTPADLVFLLKHTPIIPDFGQKQMDFEILQQFILDNQTPKGIRTNAERFMIIARK; encoded by the coding sequence ATGAATTCAATTGAATATAAAGAGTTTTATGATAAGGTTGGAAAAATCAACGGATGGGATTTTAGCAATGTGAAATGTATTTCTGAAGGAGTAAAATGGGACTTCTATAATGAAGTGTCGAAGACGTGTAAGAAGTCGGACATATTGCTTGATATCGGCACGGGTGGCGGGGAAGCAATTTTGTCAATAACGGCTTCTGCATTACTTTTAGTCGGAATTGACCAATCTGCTGGAATGATTGATACGGCAAGAAAAAATTCTACTGAAGCAGACATAGCGAATGTTCGTTTTCTACAGATGGATGCTGAAAATCTGAATTTTCCCAAGGAATTCTTTAATGTAATCTCTTCTCGACATTCGTGTTTCTCTGCAAAAGAAATAGCTAAGGTGTTAGTTAAGGGTGGTATATTTTTAACACAGCAAGTGAGCGAAAATGACAAATTAAACATTAAAGAAGCGTTTGGAAGAGGGCAGGCATTGGGTACTAAGAAAGACTCGTTGAAAACTCAATGTATTACAGATCTCAATGAAGCGGGCTTTAACGATATTCAGTCATTTGAATTTAATGCAACCGAATACTATCAGACTCCTGCAGACTTAGTTTTTCTTTTGAAACACACTCCCATTATTCCTGACTTTGGACAAAAACAAATGGATTTTGAAATACTCCAACAATTCATTCTGGACAACCAAACTCCAAAAGGAATTAGGACAAATGCAGAACGATTTATGATTATAGCTAGGAAGTAA